The nucleotide sequence TAGACGGGCATATTGCTCAATAAATCGAGTTGAAGCCCGCTTTATCGAAAGAAAAGCATCAAGTCTTTTGATGGGCCAATGGCTCTTTGCTCCTTATGAGTTATTTTCAGATAATTCTAATTGGAGCCCCTATGAAATTTTTCACTGTACTTTTATTTTGCTTTGCAAGCCTGACACATGCTGAGCATAGCTCGGATAAGATCCTCGATTCATTGCTGATTATGATAGAGAGCAAGTCAGATCGTGGACAAATTGATCGTTACTTCATGGAGCCCCGAGCTGATTTAGATCTAAATCAATTTGCTCAGGTAATTAAGCGCATTAAAGAGCATAATATAGAGGCTTTGACGGAAGGGCCTGTTATTTATTATCCGATTAATGAAACGGCGCTTTATATGCTTGAAACAAAGGATGGCTGGAAGTTTGCGCCTTCCGCAAGTCGTAATTTTGAAGATATCTATCAAGCGGCATTTAAGTTTTCAGATCCAGAAAAAACCATGGAATATTATTTAGAGAGTATTTTGGCTAATGATTATGGTGAAGCACTCTCTTGTATCATTCGTGGGAAAGACAATTTTCAGTATAAAGAAGGTAAGCTACCTGAGTACGCTATTTTTGCACTAGAGAATTTTGCCGTTTATATCACAGCAAATCCTTTGAGTTCTTTAGAGCTCGATTCCTATGACGTCGATGTACTGAGAACCTATAATTCTTCTTTGGGTGAAATCAATTTTGTTTTTGATCGTGGTGATTGGCTTATTACTTCCTCTACGTCCAAGAATCTGATTATTGATCATTTTGGTCAAGCCAATATAAATGATTTGAGTGAGGCGCTACCAGATGAAGTGAGTGGAATGATTTTGATGCTGCGGAAAATGAAGTGGCTTTATATCATCGTCGTTTTATTAGTTGGTTTTATTTTGCAGTGGGTTTTAACTAAAGTATTGCAGCAGACAGTTTTAACAAAATTTGAGCGTCATGGCAAAATTATAAGTAGTAAAAAGAGTAGTAAATCGCTTTGTCTCTTATCGATGTCACTTTCCTTTTACCTTTTAATTCCCTATGTAGCTGAGCCCTCGGAATTATTGCTTAAGAGTCGTAAAGTTGCCTTTGTACTGGCTTTGATTGCGGGCATTATGGTCATTTCAAAAATTCTTGATTTGGTCATGAGTATCTTTTATGAAAAGGCACAAGGAAGTGCGACTAAAGTTGATGATGTACTCATCCCTATGGTGCACAAAGTTTTTCGCTTTGTTTTATATTTTGTGGGCTTCTCATTCGTCGCCAGCAATATGGGAGTCAATGTTACGAGTATAATCGCAGGTTTGGGGATTGGTGGTGTGGCCCTGGCTTTAGCTGCGAAAGATACTGTTGAGAATGTATTTGGTTCGATTACTTTGTTATTTGATCGTCCCTTTGAAGTAGGTGATTGGGTGGTTATCAATAACGTGGAGGGAACGGTAGAATCCATTGGCTTGCGTTCGACGCGGGTAAGGACTTTTTATTGTTCATTAGTGAATGTCCCCAATGCGAATTTAATTCGTGCCAATGTGGATAATTTTGGTCGTCGTTCTTATCGTCGAATTAAAACGAATCTGAGCGTTACCTATGATACACCACCTGAAAAAATCGAAGCTTTCTGTGAGGGTATCCGCGAGATAATTCGCAATCATCCACACACGAGGAAAGATTATTATCATGTGTATCTCAATCAATTTAATGCGTCATCACTCGATATTTTGCTCTATTGTTTTTTAGATGTGAGTGATTGGGCAATTGAGTTACGTGAGCGCCAGCGTTTGTTTTTAGATATTATTCGTTTAGCCAACCGCTTGGGAGTTGCTTTTGCCTTCCCAACTCAGAGTCTTCACATGGTGAAGCCCGAGGATTTATATGAGCCCGAAGTATCAACAAAAGTGGAAAATATCCAAAGTTCATATATAGGTGCAAGGCAAAAAGCAAATGAAGTTATACAAGAGAGTGGAAGTCTACGTCCCCATCCTGGCGCGATAAATTATCAAGCAGGCAATGAATACGTAGTTTCAGAAAAAGGTTAATTATGAAAAAGATCAATAAATCCTCACATTTAGAATCAGTAAAATACGAGATTCGTGGGCGTGTTGCCAAAGCCTCTGAGCGCTTGCGTTTAGATGGGGTGAATGTCCTCGAACTTAATATTGGTAATCCAGGCGTTTTTGGTTTCAAAGTTCCCGATACAATGAATATGGCTTTGATTCGCAACTTGGAAAAATCGGCATCTTATTGTGCCTCTAAAGGGATTTATTCTGCCCGTGAAGCAATTGTCGTAGACTCTCAGAATCAGGGTGTGAAAGGCTTGGATATTGATCGTGTCTATTTGGGCAATGGCGTCAGTGAATTGATTCTGATGGCAATGGAAGGCCTCTTGAATTTAGGTGATGAAATGTTGTTGCCATCGCCGGATTATCCTTTGTGGAGTGCGGCAGTAAAAATTTCTGGTGGTCAGCCGGTTTATTATCCCTGCGATTCAGCTACTGAGTGGATGCCGAATCTCGAAGAAATGGAGAGTCGCATTACAGAGAAGACGCGTGGCATTGTGGTGATCAATCCCAATAATCCGACAGGCGCGGTATACTCACGTGAGATATTAGAAGGAATCGTAGAGCTCGCTCGCAAGTACAATTTAATTATTTTTTCTGATGAGATTTATTCAAAAGTTCTCTATGATGATAATGAATTTATACCCATGGCAACTTTGGCGGAAGATATTTTGATTGTTAGTTTTAATGGCTTATCAAAATCATATAGAGCCTGTGGTTTTCGCTGTGGTTGGATGTATTTGACTGGAGCCGTTGAAGAGGCAGACTCTTATCTAGAAGGTTTAGATTTATTAGCGTCCATGCGCTTGTGTTCAAATGTCCCAGCACAATGGGCGGTTCAGACTGCTTTGGGTGGTTATCAATCCATCTTTGATCTATGCTCTGGTGATGGCCGCTTAAAAAAGCAAAGAGATATCTGCTTTAAGAGATTGTCGGCAATAGAAGGTGTCTCAGTGGTTAATGCTGGTGGAGCACTTTATCTTTTTGCTGAGTTGGATTTAGCTATTTATAATTTTGAAAATGACGAAGACTTTGTATTGCGCTTCTTAGAAGAGGAGCACGTCTTATTTGTTCATGGCTCTGGATTTAATTACGAGAAGTCGGCTGCATTCCGAGTGGTGTTTTTACCTTACAAAGAAGATTTGCAGCGCGCATTTGATCGCCTAGAGCAATTCCTTAGCCGTCACCGTCGTAAGTAGATGTTTGAACTTACTTCTCTGGCTAGTGGCTCTAAGGGCAATTGTACTCTTATAGAAAACGATACGTCGGCATACATAATTGATTGTGGTTTGAGCTTTAAGAAGCTTTGTGAGAAAATGAAGACTTTGGGCAAAGATTTAGCTAAGCTCAAAGGCATCTTTGTGACTCATGAGCATGCGGATCATTCTTCTGGTGTTCGTATATGTGCAGATAAATTAGATATTGCGGTATACGCAAATCATGATACGGCACTGATGTTGAAGCAAAAGAATCGCATGGGTAAGAAATGTGTGATTTTTGAAAATGGCCAAGAGATATTTTTAGACGGTATGTGCTTTCAGCCTTTTTCAGTGCCACATGACGCGGTTAATACTGTGGCTTACAAGGTTGAGTATGAAGGTCGCAAGATTTCGGTTTTGACTGATTTAGGCAGTGTTACCGAGCTTGTGGTGAATCAGGTGTATGGTAGCGAGATATTAGTACTTGAATGTAACTATGATCAGCAGATGCTGATGGATTGTGGGCGCCCATGGCGAACCATTCAACGCATCATGAGTCGTCATGGCCATTTAAGTAATGAGCAGGCAATGGAGCTCTTAGAGCGTTTGATGCATCCAGGTCTAAAAGAATTGTATATTGGTCATATATCAGAAGATACTAATGATTATAGCTTAGTCTATGACATAGTTTCAAAAGCGCTCGATAAATTAGGGCGTAGTGACATAGAGCCTAAGATTCTTAGGCGTCACGGTTTATTAGAGGCATAAAAAAAGCCACTTGATTAAGTGGCTTGTAAGGAAGTGTGTTTTGGAACTTTAAGCGAGAAGCTTATCGAGCTCTGCAATCACATCTTGGCAGGAGAATGGTTTTCGCACTGTCGCGTCTGCGCCAAAAACTTTAGCCGTTTCTAGGTTGTCGAAACCAGAAGAGTAGATCTTGCCTGTGATAGCAATGATTTTAACTTCGGGGAAAAGTTGTCTCATTTTTGTAATGGTTTCAAGGCCTTCCATATTGGGCATTACAATATCTGTAATGATGCCAGCAGGGGTGAAGTTATCCACTAAGTTAACAGCTTCAAGTCCATCATCAGCGGTTTTTACTGTGTAGCCTTCTTTGTTGAGGCAGTCTTTTAGAATCTCTAAAACGACTGGATTATCATCAATCACTAAAATATTTTTATTAGACACTTCCATTAGCTCATCTCTTTATAAATGTTTTCTTTAAAATAAAGACCGTTTTACTCTATACAATCAAAAAACTTCCTGTGAGTAGGAAAAGCAAGGGAAATAAATCAAAAATTAGTTAAGAGCCCAATAAAAGCAAAAATAAGCCGAAGAGATGGCTCTCTTCGGCTTATTAGACGAATATGTATATGCTTTTACTTTTGAACTAGGTCTTCGCGGACAGCGAAGTAGTTGGGGAAAGTTTTTTTACAGCATGTGGGATCGAGAATGGTGATTTCGGTGCCGAGGCTAAGGATGGCGAAGGCCATTGCCATGCGGTGATCATCATAAGTTTCGATCTCGCAGTTCAAGATTTTTTCAGGTGGATTAATGACGAGATAATCGGGGCCTTCTTCTACAGTGGCGCCGGCGCGCTTTAATTCATTAGCGACTGCGGTGATACGCTCAGTCTCTTTGACCTGCCAATTAGCGATATTGCGAATGGTAGTAGTGCCTTTTGCGAACATCGCGACAACAGCTAAAGTCATGCCAGTATCGGTCATCGTATTCATGTCGATATCAATACCATTGAGTGTGCCTGTTGACTTAACTTCGATGAAGTTATCTCCGTAGGTGACTTCTGCGCCCATTTGACCCATGACGCCAGCGAAGCCTGATTCGCCTTGGATACTATCTTTGCCACAGCCATAAACGCGAATTGAGCCATTGATAGCAGCTGCTCCGAGAAAGTATGAAGCAGAGCCAGCATCGCCTTCGACGATGAAGCTACTGGGGTTGATGTATTTCTGTGGAGCAGGGACAGTGAAAGTTTTGTAGTTATCATTACTGACTTCTACGCCAAATTTTTTCATGAGGCCCATAGTCATGTCGACATAGGGTTTAGAAGTGAGTTCACCGTCGATATTGATGGTTACTGTATCTTCGGCCAAAGGTGAGGCGAGGAGTAATGCGGTGATGTATTGACTAGAAACTGATCCATTGACACTCGTGGTTCCGCCTTTGATACCATTCGCCTTGATCTTAAGGGGAGGGCAGTTTGTCGGGAATTCGTAGGAAATGTCAATATTGAGTTTTTGTAGTGCGTCCACAAGGTCTTTGATGGGACGTTCACGCATGCGAGCATTGCCATCGATGACGTAGTTGCCTTTACTTGCACAGATTGCAGCACTCATGCTGCGGACTGCGGTGCCGGCATTTTCGAGGTAGAGGGTGAAGTCGCCGTCGGGCAATGAGCCTGCGCAGCCTTCGAGTTCTACGGTGAGATCTTCGACATTGCGACTGCAGGGGATTTTAAGAGTTTGTAGTGCTTCAAACATGCGATCCACATCGTTACTGGATAGGATGTTTTCTAAAGTGATTTTACCTTCTCCAAGTGCAGCGAGAAGGAGGCTGCGATTGGAAATGCTCTTTGAGCCGGGAAGTTTTACTGTGCCCTGAATTGAGCTGATTTTCGGAAGGGTAATTTTTTCCAAGGTTCGATTCTCCTATGGGTAAATAAAAAAGGCGGGAAAAAATCCCGCCTTTCAAAAAAAACTTATTTTTAGCTTACTTAGCTAAAACAGCTTTGGCTTGTTCAACTAGTGCATTAAAAGCAGCACGATCAGTGATAGCCATATCAGCGAGGACCTTTCTGTTAAGCTCAATATTGAGCTTTTTAAGACCAGCGATGAAGCTTGAGTAGTTAGTGTCTTGTTGGCGACAAGCTGCGTTAATACGAGTTGTCCAAAGTTGACGGTATTGACGTTTCTTTTGTTTACGACCGACGTAAGCGTGTTGATTTGCTTTGTCGACAGCGTCCATTGCATTTCTGATGCGTTTAGAAGCGCAGCCGTAGAAACCTTTAGCAGCCTTAAGGATGCGTTTTCTTCTAGCTCTTGAAGCTGGGGAATTAGTTGCTCTCATTGATAAATCTCCTTAATTATTTGAGGCCGTAGGGAAGGGCTGCTCTAACAGCGTTCATTTCACAGTCTTTAAGAACTGTGGAAGTACCGAGTCTAGCCTTTCTCTTTGGAGATTTTTTAGTGAGTATGTGGCGCTTACCTGCGCGACAACGAATGTATTTGCCAGTACCTGTCTGCTTGAGACGTTTGGCAACGCATTTGCGAGTCTTTTGTTTGGGCATCGTTTTCTCCTTGTTATTAGAGTGTTCATTAAATGGCTGATACGGCAGATGCCAGCCGTATGCAGACCGAAAAAAATTGAGCGCTAAGGTAGTCTAGGAATACTTTAGCACAAGCACTAGTTTTTAAAAAACTAAGCTTTTTTTGAGTTGGGGGATAATTGCATGGACATATTGCGTCCCATGAGCTTTGGTTTAGCTTCAATAATAACAGTTTCACCAAGTGATTCAATGATACGTTTCATGAGTACATCACCGAGTTCTGGGTGAGCCATTTCGCGGGCACGGAACTGTAAAGTGATTTTGAGTTTATAACCTTTGCCGACAAATTCACTTGCGTGCTTGAGCTTAGTTTCGAAATCATGGTCATGGATATTGACGTGAAATTTGAGTTCTTTGACCTGATTGTTATTCATTTGTTTTTTACGAGCATCTTTCTGTTGCTTCTTTTTTTCGTAAATGAATTTACCATAGTCCATAACGCGGACTACAGGTGGTTTTGCATCAGGGGCAAGTTCCACGAGGTCGAGGCCTTCTGAGTGAGCATTGGTCATTGCTACAGAAAATGGAACAATAGCAACTTCTTGACCGTTGCTGTCGAGTAGGCGAACTTCTTTGCCAGCTAATGAGTCAGAGCTCGGCGAGTTAATTAAACGCAATTAGATATATCTCCAGTTTTTAAAAAATGTATTCCTTAAGATTGCCCAAGACAAAAACTTATCAAAGTAATTGTTAGTCAATAAGCTTAAAAAAGTAAGTTATTTTGTTCGAGAAGCTTTTTTCGGCTTGTTCCATCGGAAAAATGGTAGCAAACCAATGAAGCTTAGCCCAGTGAAAATTCCGACGGCTAACATGACGTAGAATGCTGCCTGGCTAGTGAAGCCGTAACTATGCAGTCCAATGGAGAGCTGATTAACACCAAACCATGACCAAGTAGTGACGGACGCACCAAAGATTGAAAGTAGTGCTAAGCCACGAGATCTAGCAATGCCAGCCATTTTAGAGTGAAGGATAATAGCACACCAGATAACAATAAGTAGGGCACCGTTTTCTTTTGGATCCCAGCCCCAGAAGCGACCCCAGGAATCGTCTGCCCACAGACCACCAAGGATGGTGCCGATAAAGCTAAAGAACATGGCGAAGGCGATGGTGCCGTACATGGTTGAGTTAAGCGTCTTGTAAAGTTCTTTATTTTCTTTTTCGGATTTAAATAAGGCACAGACTAGAGAAATGATACCAGTCATAGCAGCTACGTATGTGGCTGCGTAACCCATGTTAATAGTGATTACGTGAGTCATAAGGAAGAACTTAGTATCTAGTACGGCCTGCATCATTTGCATGGTGTCACCATCAAGCGAGAGCTTGTCAGCGATATTGAGTGTGAGGAATCCGCATACCGCAGCAATAATGTTACCGATGCCGCGCTTAAAGAGGAACTCGATAATGAGGGCCGCGATGACAATGACCCAACCAATAAAGATAGCGGTTGAATAAAGATTAGTGATAGGTGGGTAGTCAGAGATGTAGACTCGCGCAAAAAGCCCCCATGTATGGATTAGGGCAATCACGATGAGGAAGTGCATGTTACAGCGATTAATCCAAGGTTTACGGAAAAGCCAAGATAGGGCGCAGAGAACGAAACCTAGAGCATACCAGTGATAGAGACCAAAAGGATTGATTTTATTAAAGGTGATTTCAAAAGCGGTCTTTTTTTCAGAAGTTTCCCAGACTTGTAGTTCGCCTTCTAGGCGGTGATCTTTGGAACTGAGTTCAGTGAGCTTCGTTTTTTTATCGTTCTTGCTCATGTTGCTGTCGTTCTGTACTTTAGTAAATTCAGTCTGACTCTCTTCGAGTTCGGATTTGATCGCACCGAGTCGTGTCTGACGAATCTCCTTATTGATTTCAATGAACTTATTGATCGCTTCGTTAAATTTTGCGGGCTTGTCGTCATAAAAATAGAAGAGCGAGACGGCGAGTTGCTCGGTATTATCATTCAAGTCTTGTCCTTTAACGAGGCTCGAAGAGATTGAATGCGAGAGTGTGTCCCAGTCATTTTTGTCGTTACTTTTGATGACTAATGGGGGATTGTACTTAAGGATATTGGTGTTCATCGCGTGGTACTGACTGATGCCTTGTGCGGTATTCGCAAAGCTCGTCGAAAAGGAGTTGGCCATGAGATGGAAAGTTTGTAGGCGTTGTTCAAAATCAATTAATGCAGTTTGATAGGAGTCGCGTTCACCCACTTTAAGTTCGCGAACTTTTTTAATATCGCTTTCGAGGGTTTTGATTTTGTCTGCAAATTCAACAAGAGCATAGCGGAAGCGATGACGCTTGAGGTCAAGGCCTAATTTTTCAAGTAGCTGTGGATGCGTTATGCGGAAGACGCGGTGCTCGTAAGCACTGGGTTTAGCAGAGATGACTTCAAAGAAAAACTGGACAGATGGGCGAGTTTCAAAAACTTTATCTTTTTCAGGGACTTCTTTGTCGCCGTCTTTTACTTCTACTTTAAAGATGGCACTTTCGCTTAAGAAAACGAGGAAGTTTTGAGCTACTGTGTGGAGTGGTTTCGTTCTGCCTTTATAGACCATGGGGATGGTGGCAGCTTTGTCTAAGTTGAACTCTTTCTCTTCATCAACAGTATTCGTTTTTGTAGAACGTGAAAGACTGTAAAAAAGTCCGATGATTAAAATTGCGGAAATAGCAAACTGCCAAGCTTTAAAGCCAGTTGGAGCTGATTCGCGATTGAATAGTCCCTTCATAAATTGTATGAGAATGATAAGGAAGTGGATCATCATTCCTGTAGCTGCCATCATACAGGAAATGTAGGGAAGCATCCATCCACTATTTCTAACCACTTGTAAGACAGTGGTGGTTTCATCTTGGCTAAAACTCTGCTGGTAGAAAGTTTTGTCGTCGAAGCGTAGGGGGTTATTCATCCAGATCTTCACTTCGCGGTCAATGTTGTTTTCTGGGTCTTCTAAGCGAATAAGACTAGAATAGTTACGTGGAGTATTTGTGCCCATGTAGCGGTCAAAGCTGAAGTTGATTAAGCTGATGGTGGCAGTGTTCTCGCTATCGCCCTTCAGATAGGATCGTTTATTACGGAGAATAAGACGATATTTCTTGCCATCAACTTCCATTTCTTCAAAACGATTGGGGAGATTACGGCTGGTGAAGTTGGCGTAAAAGTAAAGAGAAAAAGCGCGAGTGCCGAGGTCTTTGCCATCGCGTCCAGTAAATTTGAAAAGTCCAGCAGGGACATCTTTACTGCTCCCAAGGCCATCGCTTACTTTGTCGCTATAGATGTGGAAGTTTTTGCCATTACCAGCAGTGACGCCAGGAGTGGGAGCAGGCTGTGTGCTCATTTGTGAGTTCTTGAAAAATTCGACGGTTTCAATGGTGAACGGAAGTGATTCGTAGTCAATAGTATCGCCTACGGAGTTGATCATTGACATCGGGATGGCAGTTGTTTGATTGTTGTCGCCATCTGTCTTCTCGATGACCGCAAATTCATACTCAATGTTATTGTCTAGGTAGGACGTACTTTGTCCTTCAGGGATGACCATAGTTGATTCAACGGCATCAATTTTTGTGACGAGTTCAGCGATGAGTAGTAGGATGACTGAAAAATGGATAAGGACAACCGCGGCTTTTTTCTGACCATATAAGAACCAGCAGGCGGCATACATGAATACGGAAGGGATGAGGCCTTGAGCAAGGCGGTAGACGACTCGCATATATGCTGCACCAACAGTAGAAGAAACTTCTTCGTGGAAATAACCTTTGGCGATAGCGAGTGTAAAAAGTAAAGAAATTACTGTGAAGATAGCTCCAATAACTAAGTGCTTTTTATTTTTCACTAACTTGAATCGTACCATGTAGGCGGATGTTAAGTTGATAAATAAACCTGCGCCAATAGCGAAGCCACCAGGCATGTAGATATATGCTTTTTCGAGGAAGCCGATATCCCAAGAGCGAGGGAAAAATAAGTTAAGGTTGATCTTGGTTATGTATGAACGGAAAATTTCGTCGACAACAGTCCAGATACCTGCATCCATTTGTGCCAGTGTTCCCGCAAGAACGAGAAACATAGAAAGAGAAAATAGGGTTATTGTAAATTTAAGTGAAGCTAAGGTTTTAAAGATTTTTTCCATTATTTGAATCTCGCGCTAGTAATCAAAGTTTTAAATTCCTCGAGGGCTAGGTCTGCTTTGGAAGCGGGTCCCTGGAGTTTGAAGAATATTTTACTTGTCCCCTGAAAGGAGGCAGATATAAGGATTTCTTTATCATTGCTGATTTTGATGAGCTCGAGTTCTTTGCCATCAGTACTTTTGATTTTTTCTATGTAATCTTTAGGAGACTTACCTTTAAGTCCCATTTGATCAAACCACATTTCATAAACTCTCTGCATCGGCATGGGGCCTTGCATTTGTGTGATACTCAGTTGGTAGCTAGCAGCTTCGATTTTTAATTCGTATTTACCTAGTGACATGGCAGTTTTTTCGCCAGTTTTGATCCACTTGTCAGAGGGATTGAGTTCAAGTGTCTCGAGTTTTTTTACTTCATGGGGGTTATTAACCGGCGGTTGAGTGCTAGGAGCAGGTTCTGCTGCTTTAGGCTGAGGTGTATCATTAATAAGTTTAACGATGTGAATGGAGTTACCTTGGATATTGAAGCTTTTGATTTCGTTTTCTAATTTAGCATCAGCGCTTATGCCAACTTGCCCTTTCCAGCGTGCGACATTGGCATCAATATTTTGATTGGGACCTAATTTAATGAGGCTTATGTCAACTTGGCCTGATTTGTAAGAGGCGATTCTCATACTTGAGCTGGATTGTACTTCTTTCCAGTCAGCAGGTACGTCGTATTTGAGCATGTTATTTTCGTCGAAGCTATGTGCGCCAATGACTTGAATGATATTATTAGCTTGATTGCGGACTTCTTCGTCAGGCCCAATGAGTTTGAGAAACCAAGTCGCATCAGGTCTTTCAATGATGGCGGCCATGATCGCATTAGCATTTGCTGCGACAGCCGGCATGGACCCTGACGCAAATGGTGCTTGACTTGTAAGTTTTGTAGAAGTGGTCTTGCTTGGCTGCTGATCTTTTTTGTCTTCGTTGAATAAAGTGATTTTGTAGAGCTGGTCTTTTATTGTACTTAACTCTTGTTCGGTGGGAGCTCCACTGAGTCCAATTTGTTTTTTCCAGCGAAGGACATTTGCGTTAAGATCTTGACCTGAAGGAAGGCGGGAGATAGAGATGTCAACACCCTCGGCATCGAAACTTGCGATTCGCATTGCGGAGGCTTGTTTTTTGACCCAGTCTTTGGGGATGTCATAGTGGATGTGATCACCGTGAGCTAAATCTAAGGTATTGGCAACTTGCTCGAGATTAGCTACTTGCTTTTTAACCCCTTGATAAGAGCCGATGATTTTTATGAACCAAGTATATTTCGGTGTTTCTGCAACAAGAGCAATCAAACCGCCGTTTTCTGCCTTTGGCTGACTCATCATGAAAGGAGCTCGCTGGACAGGTGTTTTCGTGGAGGTGGGGGTGTCGAGACTGTAATCTTTTTCATTGTAAACAGTTATTTCATCTTTCTTAGTAAAAAGCTTTGGCGAAATGACAATGAGGATAACTGTGATGGCAGAAAGGGCGTAAATTATATTTTTCATAAAAGGTAAGGTCTGTTAAATTAATTCAATGCCTCTATATTACTCGAATCACCCTTAAAGACAAAAGAGATTGAAAAGTTATGTTTAAAAAAAGTCAAAGTAAGTCTGGTTTGAGCTTAGATGCGGTGATTAATAAACGTAAAAATCTCATGCCCGAGCATCGAGAGCGGTCTTGGGTGATTCAATGGGTGTATTTCTCGGTATTGTTTCTTTTTATATTAATGATCCATACAATTGTTGATTATTACAATTGATTCCTAGGCTTGATTTCCTTGTAGGCGTTTTGCCAAGCACGGAACAAGAATATTTTTGATTACAGTAGTTGACTGTGAGACATTAGATATTTTCACCATTTAAAAATGGAAGTGAACGGAAGGTTTAGAAAAGCTATTCTGATGATAAATAAGATAAAAAAGACCGTATTTAAAATAGGGGCTTGAAATCGGCATAAACTGGAAGGTATTTTAAATACGGTGGAAAAAAACGTATTTGTATTGACACGAGTCATTGTGATGGTATTTATGCGAGCGTAAATATAAATGGATTTCCTATGTTTAAACTGAATAAAAAAGTCGAATACGCAATCATTGCACTCCAGCACATGAAAAGTGTTGACGATGGCGCGATGAGTACAGTGAAAGAGATTTGCGAGCTCTACGGCGCCCCCTTTGATGTCACCTCAAGAGCGATGCAGAAGATGGCTTCAGCAGGGATTTTGAAGTCGATTAAAGGAGCTCACGGAGGTTACTTAATTCAGCAGGACTTAGGTGAACTCAAGCTCCTGGATTTAATTGAATCCATATCTGGAGATGTATCACTCGCCAGCTGTGTAATTGATCCCTGTAACTGTGATATGATTGCAAGTTGTAACATAGTGGATCCGATTACGCGACTTAATGAGTTGTTAAGAAAATTTTTCGCTGAGATG is from Lentisphaera profundi and encodes:
- the ccsA gene encoding cytochrome c biogenesis protein — translated: MEKIFKTLASLKFTITLFSLSMFLVLAGTLAQMDAGIWTVVDEIFRSYITKINLNLFFPRSWDIGFLEKAYIYMPGGFAIGAGLFINLTSAYMVRFKLVKNKKHLVIGAIFTVISLLFTLAIAKGYFHEEVSSTVGAAYMRVVYRLAQGLIPSVFMYAACWFLYGQKKAAVVLIHFSVILLLIAELVTKIDAVESTMVIPEGQSTSYLDNNIEYEFAVIEKTDGDNNQTTAIPMSMINSVGDTIDYESLPFTIETVEFFKNSQMSTQPAPTPGVTAGNGKNFHIYSDKVSDGLGSSKDVPAGLFKFTGRDGKDLGTRAFSLYFYANFTSRNLPNRFEEMEVDGKKYRLILRNKRSYLKGDSENTATISLINFSFDRYMGTNTPRNYSSLIRLEDPENNIDREVKIWMNNPLRFDDKTFYQQSFSQDETTTVLQVVRNSGWMLPYISCMMAATGMMIHFLIILIQFMKGLFNRESAPTGFKAWQFAISAILIIGLFYSLSRSTKTNTVDEEKEFNLDKAATIPMVYKGRTKPLHTVAQNFLVFLSESAIFKVEVKDGDKEVPEKDKVFETRPSVQFFFEVISAKPSAYEHRVFRITHPQLLEKLGLDLKRHRFRYALVEFADKIKTLESDIKKVRELKVGERDSYQTALIDFEQRLQTFHLMANSFSTSFANTAQGISQYHAMNTNILKYNPPLVIKSNDKNDWDTLSHSISSSLVKGQDLNDNTEQLAVSLFYFYDDKPAKFNEAINKFIEINKEIRQTRLGAIKSELEESQTEFTKVQNDSNMSKNDKKTKLTELSSKDHRLEGELQVWETSEKKTAFEITFNKINPFGLYHWYALGFVLCALSWLFRKPWINRCNMHFLIVIALIHTWGLFARVYISDYPPITNLYSTAIFIGWVIVIAALIIEFLFKRGIGNIIAAVCGFLTLNIADKLSLDGDTMQMMQAVLDTKFFLMTHVITINMGYAATYVAAMTGIISLVCALFKSEKENKELYKTLNSTMYGTIAFAMFFSFIGTILGGLWADDSWGRFWGWDPKENGALLIVIWCAIILHSKMAGIARSRGLALLSIFGASVTTWSWFGVNQLSIGLHSYGFTSQAAFYVMLAVGIFTGLSFIGLLPFFRWNKPKKASRTK
- a CDS encoding RrF2 family transcriptional regulator encodes the protein MFKLNKKVEYAIIALQHMKSVDDGAMSTVKEICELYGAPFDVTSRAMQKMASAGILKSIKGAHGGYLIQQDLGELKLLDLIESISGDVSLASCVIDPCNCDMIASCNIVDPITRLNELLRKFFAEMTVLDLLQGKKSQPQMKEVCHE